Proteins from a single region of Nomia melanderi isolate GNS246 chromosome 11, iyNomMela1, whole genome shotgun sequence:
- the LOC116435191 gene encoding uncharacterized protein LOC116435191, whose translation MRLSPIILSWATASWLGPTGTTAIRAQPPKDFELSTEFFLVPSDAAMDKNGLASVASVISVPAPNRTVSVSRLPPGKKSPEIEADTQPYPRSLLRQRPWALPLAALSAATMLLMAGFEVFVLLKARVTAPNRRHLFLGQALLLGLFLLAGLSAAASLSQNLISCAAFRLVGLPATLVFAALLVKCVFLLSLNSGIYLPAPYQALVLGFAVLVQVAIIGQWFYGEPPAVVQVHSTGPASTASCCKTPLGQIVASLGYPGALLVAVACLAVRARGVRDNNREAAFIGLAVGLSLPIWISSAIGSMAASSESDREAWLAYGLLTTSLLVFLTMFLPKGRQLAALGREAPDTVIRDRDDALSSLPGSGYSPSFFHFKPAEASLKRKLHYHSADRVALVSSAIPGCTACRHGGSPIYSEDVHGPMETFVLPPGMYLRPEEAGNLYTTLSANPNVFFQRAAHPGMMY comes from the exons ATGAGACTGAGTCCGATTATCCTGTCGTGGGCCACGGCGAGCTGGCTCGGTCCAACCGGAACTACGGCGATACGGGCCCAGCCACCGAAGGACTTCGAGTTGTCCACGGAATTCTTCCTGGTACCTAGCGACGCGGCGATGGACAAGAACGGTTTGGCCAGCGTGGCGAGTGTCATCAGTGTTCCAGCGCCGAACAGGACGGTTTCGGTGTCCAGGCTGCCCCCTGGAAAAAAGAGCCCGGAGATCGAGGCCGATACTCAACCGTACCCGAGGTCCTTGCTCAGACAACGACCCTGGGCTCTTCCTCTGGCGGCCCTTAGCGCAGCCACGATGCTCCTCATGGCTGGCTTCGAGGTTTTCGTACTGCTCAAG gCAAGAGTAACCGCGCCAAATAGACGACATTTATTTTTGGGACAAGCGCTTCTCCTAGGTCTTTTCCTCTTGGCAGGCCTCTCAGCAGCAGCATCCCTCAGTCAAAACCTCATATCCTGCGCCGCATTTCGATTAGTCGGTTTACCCGCTACTCTTGTATTTGCGGCTCTCTTGGTTAAATGCGTCTTCTTACTTTCTTTGAATAGTGGCATTTATCTACCTGCGCCATATCAG GCATTAGTATTGGGATTTGCCGTGCTGGTGCAGGTAGCTATCATTGGACAATGGTTTTACGGCGAACCGCCAGCCGTTGTCCAGGTACACAGTACAGGACCAGCTTCTACAGCATCCTGTTGCAAAACTCCTCTCGGACAGATCGTGGCATCCCTCGG GTACCCTGGAGCACTCCTGGTAGCGGTGGCTTGTTTAGCAGTCAGGGCACGGGGCGTTCGAGACAACAACCGGGAAGCAGCGTTTATTGGCCTCGCTGTTGGTTTATCGCTTCCGATTTGGATATCAAGCGCGATCGGTTCGATGGCAGCTTCCTCGGAAAGTGACAGAGAGGCTTGGCTAGCGTATGGTTTATTAACTACTTCTCTACTGGTGTTCCTGACGATGTTCCTGCCGAAGGGTCGGCAATTGGCTGCGCTGGGTCGTGAGGCTCCTGACACGGTGATCCGTGATCGCGATGACGCCCTGAGCTCGCTACCTGGCAGCGGCTACTCGCCTTCTTTTTTCCACTTTAAGCCAGCCGAGGCTTCTTTGAAGAGAAAACTTCATTATCACAGTGCcg ATCGTGTGGCGTTAGTTTCATCCGCTATACCTGGATGCACTGCCTGCAGGCACGGTGGAAGTCCCATATACTCTGAAG ATGTTCACGGGCCGATGGAGACATTTGTTTTGCCACCCGGCATGTACTTAAGGCCAGAAGAGGCTGGAAACTTATACACGACTTTATCAGCGAACCCGAATGTATTCTTTCAACGAGCAGCTCATCCAGGGATGATGTACTAA
- the LOC116435192 gene encoding inositol polyphosphate 5-phosphatase K, with product MANKLEHLRIYFVTWNVATTYPEQDLQQLLNVSHNNSSKVMPDLYFIGLQEVKAQPQNMVLDMIFDDPWTKSFRDVLKKYDYVKVRTQRLQGIILSAFCLRKHITYLRLIEAQYTRTGLGGIWGNKGAVSIRLNIYGVSVCIVNTHLTPHDHLLLYRIADYNTILTNHTFNCPDTSKILYHDYVFWIGDLNFRLNGEDLTAANINVLVKENQLKCLLDRDQLKLVMEKGEAFAELNESVITFPPTYKYEFASQEFDLKRRPSWTDRILYKVNADVYDDVKLNAIQHNYKSHPSYIQSDHKPVTGEFDIVVRPMVVDHGVEFQPVTQWFIDEENFVSYRLLGDTKPTDNDWVGLFHNHFSSLDEYIVYEYVGRGKSSSVPCEPHIITERIYFSDTALRSPGMYQLVYVAQRGNLVGILGVSPPFPGHHRPT from the exons ATGGCCAACAAGTTGGAACATCTTAG GATATACTTTGTCACATGGAATGTGGCAACTACATATCCTGAACAAGATTTACAGCAACTTTTGAATGTTAGTCACAATAATTCTTCAAAAGTAATgccagatttatattttattgg ATTGCAGGAGGTCAAAGCTCAACCACAAAATATGGTATTAGATATGATTTTTGATGATCCATGGACTAAATCTTTTAG ggATGTCCTGAAAAAATATGATTATGTGAAAGTACGTACACAGCGCCTACAGGGTATAATTTTAAGTGCATTCTGCTTACgaaaacatattacatatttgAGATTAATTGAAGCGCAATATACGAGAACAGGGTTGGGGGGCATATGG GGTAACAAAGGTGCAGTTAGTATAAGATTAAATATATACGGTGTCAGCGTATGCATTGTGAATACACATTTGACACCTCACGATCATTTATTGTTATACAGAATAGCAGATTACAATACAATACTCACAAACCATACTTTTAATTGCCCGGATACTTCCAAAATATTATATCATGA TTATGTATTTTGGATTGGTGATTTAAATTTTCGGCTAAATGGAGAAGATTTAACTGCAGCAAATATCAACGTTTTGGTTaaagaaaatcaattgaaatgtttGCTAGACAGAGATCAATTAAAACTGGTGATGGAAAAAGGCGAGGCTTTTGCGGAATTGAATGAAAGTGTTATTACATTTCCACCTACTTACAAATATGAATTTGCTTCTCAAGAATTTGATCTTAA acGTAGACCGTCTTGGACTGATAGAATACTGTACAAAGTAAATGCAGATGTGTACGATGATGTGAAGCTTAACGCTATTCAACATAACTATAAAAGTCATCCCAGTTATATACAATCAGATCACAAACCTGTCACAGGAGAATTTGATATCGTT gtCAGACCTATGGTGGTAGATCATGGTGTAGAATTCCAACCTGTAACACAATGGTTCATAGATGAAGAAAATTTTGTATCGTATAGACTGTTGGGGGATACTAAACCCACTGATAACGACTGGGTTGGTCTCTTTCATAACCATTTTTCTAGCTTAGACGAATATATTGTTTATGAATATGTGGGCAgag gtAAATCATCTTCAGTTCCTTGTGAACCCCATATAATTACAGAACGAATATACTTTAGTGATACTGCCCTACGGTCACCGGGAATGTATCAATTGGTTTATGTTGCTCAAAGAGGGAATTTGGTAGGAATTTTAGGCGTTAGTCCACCATTTCCAGGTCACCACAGACCTACTTGA